The genome window CGCACCGAACGCCTCGGTATCGACGGTGGGCATGGCACTGAACGTAGTCCCGGATCATTCCATGCGTCCAATACATGATTGACGGATAATCCATACGGTGATGCATGAGCAGCCGCCCCTCGATCTCGACCTCGGCCCCGACTCGCCCGCCGCCCTGCTGGCGCCCCGGCTGGCCCAGTTCGCGGCCGTCGCCCGACTGGAGCACGTGACCCGGGCGGCCGAGGAACTGGGTGTGCCGCAGCCCACGCTCTCGCGCGCGATCGCCCGGCTGGAGGGCGAGTTGGGCGTCGCCCTGCTGGACCGGCAGGGCCGCTCGGTGCGGCTCACCCGAGCCGGCCGGCTGCTGCTCGGCTCGGTCGAGCGGGCGCTCGTCGAGCTCGACCGGGGCACCCGGGCGGTGCTGGCCGAGGTCGACCCGGCGGCCGGCCGGGTGGCCTTCGGGTTTCTCCACACCCTGGGGACGGACGCGGTGCCGGCGCTGCTGCGCGAGTTCCGGGTCGACCACCCGCAGGCGCGGTTCCAGCTGGCCCAGGACTACGTGGCCGCGATGCTGGACCGGCTGCGCTCCGGCGAGCTGGACCTCTGCCTGGTCTCGCCGCTGCCGCAGGTGCCCGATCTGACGGTGCACCAGCTGGACGAGCAGGAGCTCTACCTGGCCGTGCCCGCCGACCACCGGCTGGCCCGGCGGGTGGGGGCGGTGGCCGGCGGTGGCGGTGGTTCGGTGGCCGGCGGTGGCGGTGGCGGTGGCGATGGCGGTGGTGGTCGTCGGAGGCTGCGGCTGGCGGAGGCGGCCCAGGAACCGTTCGTGGCGGTCGAGCCCGGCTACGGGCTGCGCACGCTGACCGACGACTTCTGCGCCCAGGCCGGCTTCGCGCCCCGGATCGCGTTCGAGGGCGAGGAGGTGGAGACGCTGCGCGGGCTGGTCGCGGCGGGACTCGGGGTGGCCCTGCTGCCGCGCGGGCTGATGCCGCGGCCCGGGGTGGTGGACCTGGCGGTCACCGCACCGCGCACCCGGCGGGCGATCGGGCTGGCCTGGCTCGCGGGGCGCCGACTTCCGACGCCGGCCGAGGCGTTCCGCGACTTCGTGCTGGCCCGCCGCGGGCGGCTGCTGGAGCACGGGTGAGGGGCGGTGTCGTTTCGCGTGAGGGCGAAAGGTGAGGTTTCGCGTGGAAGAGAAAGGGGGCGCGTGCCGGTGAAGGGTGCCGTGACGGCTCCATGCGGCGCTTCTTGAGTGGCTCTGGGGTGCGGCGTGGTGTGTGTGCGGGGCCGTGCTGGTGTGCACGGCCCCGCACTGGGTGTGGGGCGCCCCGTTCCCGCCCTCGTCGTCCGGATCTGCACGTGGTGGTGAGTTGTGCGGTGTGCGCGGTCACCTGTACGCGATGCTGAGCTGCACTGTTGGTGAGGAATCGAACCCCTGCGTTGCTCTTCACGCGCCAAGGGCCGGATAAACCGCCGACCCGCGGTGTGTGCACGCCTCCGTGACGACTACCTGCTTCCCACACCCGGCTCGTGGGGGTCAGTCCTCGATCAGGTCGATCTCCCAGTTGGTGCGCTGGATCAGGGCGTCCACCTCGCGGATCTCCTTGGCCAGGACGTCCGCCTGGGCACGGAGTTCTGCGACCGGTAGCGCGGAGAGGATCCGGAGTTCGGACCGCAGTTGCCGTACGGCCCCGCGCTGGTCACGTCCGGAGGCGGCGTCGGCCGCCGCGGTGATCACCGAGTGGCGCAGCCGCAGGACGTCCCGGCGGGCGAGGGCGTCGGTCAGGGTGCCGCCGCCCTCGATGAGCGTGGTGGAGTTGGTCCGGTTGATCTGACGGATCAGCCGCTCCAGCTCGTCCAGCACCTCACCGGACTGGGCCAGGACCTCCGCCGCGTTCTCGGCCGGCTCCTCGCCCTCCTGGTAGCGGGCGCTGCCGACGATGCGCGTCCGCAACTGCTCCACCCGCCGCACAGCAGCCGAGCGCTGCGCGAGCGCTTCAGCCAGTTTCACTGCGCCACCACCTCTACGTCCTCCTGATCGTCTGGCAAGTATGCACGGCAGGGCCTGACTGACAGTTAGCGGGGCGGGGCGGGGCGGGGCGGGGCGGGGCGGGGCGGGGCGGGGCGGGGCGCCGGCCGGACTGGCCAGGCCGGCGCCGGGCGGGTTCATGGAACGACCGTCACGGGTCTGGTGCGACGGTGCACTCCTGACTCGGGCGGTCAATCGTCGATGACACGAACCGCTGTCCGTCAGCCTGCGGCGGCAATCGGCCAAGGTCCGGCGGCACAGGACATGAGGTTTCGCCTCCGCGCGAAAGGCCGACGTTTCGCTGGTGCGCGAAAGGCCGACGTTTCGCTCGTGCGCGAAAGGACGATGTTTCACCTCAGCACGAAACAACGAGCCTTCGCCTCCGCGCGAGACAACGCCGCGAGGATCAAGGGTGCCGTGATCCGGCCGGAGGCCGCCCACCCCGTCGGCGAGGTGGGCGAGCCCTGCGGCCCCGGTGCCCCTTTCGGCGCCGGGTGAGCGGGTGGCCCCCTCGCCGACGGTGCGTCAGCCAGTCACGTCGGTGGTCCACTTGCTCGGGTCGGTGCCCAGCAGGGTGAACCGGTGCAGCCAGGCGTCGGGGCCACCGAGCGCGGCGAGCGGGTCGGGACCGCTGTCGTAGCGGGGGACGCAGGCGTGCACGCCCTGGTCCGAGACGCACACGTCCGTGGGGCGGGCGGGGACGGAGTCGGGGGTGATGTCGGTGGGGACGGCGGTGCTGCCGTCCTGCGACGAGACGACCACGCGCACTGACCAGTCCGACCCAGCGGTGCCGAGCGTGCGCTGGAAGTCCAGCTGCGAGAAGGTGTCGCCGCCCGGCACGGCGAGGCGGAAGGGCAGCGGCACCGGCTGCGCGTCGGGCGCCACGTCGGCCGCCACCCGCAGCGACATCTGCTGCTCCTGACCGGCGGGCATGCCCATCCCGTCGAGTTCAGCCCAGCGGCCGTCCGCCAACTGCCAGCGCAGCTCCTTGGTTCCGGCCGGGTTGAGCTTGTCGTCCAGGAGCCAGTACGCCGGCCGGCCGTTGACGGCCGGGGCCGCGACCAGGGTGACGTGCACGCCGGCGACCTCGGTGTCGCCGGGGGCGGAGCCCTGCGGGTACAGGCTCAGGATGAAGGACAGTGCGGTGCCCGCGGTCGCCGAGGAGGCCGAGGCGAGCAGCGAGGCTCCCTGGGGGTCCACCCGGTAGGTGAGGGTGGCGACCCCGTCGGGCAGCCAGCCGAACCGCAGGCCCGGGTGCAGCGGGTCGCTTCCGGTGGCGGGTGCGCCCGTCTGCGGGAGCGACGGTTGGGGCGCGGGCTGCGCCGAAGACCCGGCACCCGAGCCCGAGCCCGAGCCCGAGCCCGTGTCCGTGGCCGGCCCGGCGAGCGGTCCGGCGGAGTGGGCGCCGGCGTTGGGGCGCAGCACGGTCAGGGCGCCTGCGGTCGCCGCGATCACCACCACCGTCCCCAGCACGGTCAGTCGCCGGCGCATGATCCGGGCCCGGCCCTGCCGCACGGCCCGGGCCGCGCTGACCGTGCTGGGCGGCGCCTCGCACTCCGCCAGCATGCCCAGCTCGCGCTCGACGGCGGTGTCGAACCGCGGGTTCTCCTCCATCACCGGCTCCCCTCCATGGATCGCAGCGTCAGCGTGCGCCGGAGGGCGTCCAGTGCCCGCGAGGTCTGGCTCTTCACGTTGCCCGTGGAGCAGCCGAGCGCCTCGGCCGTCTGCTCCACCGTCAGATCGCAGTAGTGGCGCAGCACCACGGTGGCCCGCTGCCGGGGCGGCAGCGCCGCCAGGGCCCGGCGCACGTCCAGTACCGCGTCCTGGTCGGGTGCTGTCCAGGCCTGCTCGGGCTGCGCGGTGCCCGTCCTGGTCCAGCGGCGCCAGGGCGAGCGCTGCTCGGCGAGGAAGGTGTTCACCAGCACCGTCCGCGCGTAGCCGTCCAGGTTCTCCACCCGGCTCGCCCTGGACCAGTTGGTGTAGAGCTTGGTGATCGTCTCCTGCACCAGGTCGTCCGCCCGGTGCCAGTCCGAGCACAGCAGGTACGCGACCTTGCGCAGCCAGCCGGCCCTGGAGGCCACGTAGTCCGTGAACTCGGCGTC of Kitasatospora viridis contains these proteins:
- a CDS encoding LysR family transcriptional regulator, which gives rise to MHEQPPLDLDLGPDSPAALLAPRLAQFAAVARLEHVTRAAEELGVPQPTLSRAIARLEGELGVALLDRQGRSVRLTRAGRLLLGSVERALVELDRGTRAVLAEVDPAAGRVAFGFLHTLGTDAVPALLREFRVDHPQARFQLAQDYVAAMLDRLRSGELDLCLVSPLPQVPDLTVHQLDEQELYLAVPADHRLARRVGAVAGGGGGSVAGGGGGGGDGGGGRRRLRLAEAAQEPFVAVEPGYGLRTLTDDFCAQAGFAPRIAFEGEEVETLRGLVAAGLGVALLPRGLMPRPGVVDLAVTAPRTRRAIGLAWLAGRRLPTPAEAFRDFVLARRGRLLEHG
- a CDS encoding DIP1984 family protein, translated to MKLAEALAQRSAAVRRVEQLRTRIVGSARYQEGEEPAENAAEVLAQSGEVLDELERLIRQINRTNSTTLIEGGGTLTDALARRDVLRLRHSVITAAADAASGRDQRGAVRQLRSELRILSALPVAELRAQADVLAKEIREVDALIQRTNWEIDLIED
- a CDS encoding SigE family RNA polymerase sigma factor, with protein sequence MAGQTRDAEFTDYVASRAGWLRKVAYLLCSDWHRADDLVQETITKLYTNWSRASRVENLDGYARTVLVNTFLAEQRSPWRRWTRTGTAQPEQAWTAPDQDAVLDVRRALAALPPRQRATVVLRHYCDLTVEQTAEALGCSTGNVKSQTSRALDALRRTLTLRSMEGSR